One genomic window of Microbacterium testaceum StLB037 includes the following:
- a CDS encoding lyase family protein, giving the protein MPSEPLPHIDLGLLSPVTVGHDLFVSDGFVLNELVRAECALVAAYVEVGVAPREARRDIDHVFGLDEKYSHLTRGLDVDRLIAESVSGGNPVIPLVGMLKAQVPAEHRGWIHRGATSQDILDTALMMVVRRAMGQVRSSLNIAGQWTRQLAAAHADDVAAARTLTQHAVPTTVGARAATWARGIERAVKRIDALEYPAQLGGAGGTLASFVEITGSEERAAALPAAFARATELDVPDAPWHVTRWPITEIGDAIVQALDALGKFAGDVATLSRTEVGEVSEGVGGGSSAMPQKQNPAEAVLIRSAALRAPQLAATLHLAASLAVDERPDGAWHAEWPTLRELVRLALGATRHAASLAAHLRVNVSAAERNADLTRGRLVSERLRGVLVPLIGAERFAELLAGDDDLALALRALPETAGLDVDALLDLRAYVGLAPRLARGGGGPSGGGPGAGAETARDDRDRTGSDANGYGVHE; this is encoded by the coding sequence TTGCCTTCTGAGCCCTTGCCGCACATCGACCTCGGTCTGCTCTCGCCCGTGACCGTCGGGCACGACCTGTTCGTGTCGGACGGGTTCGTGCTGAACGAGCTCGTGCGCGCCGAGTGTGCGCTCGTGGCCGCGTACGTGGAGGTGGGCGTCGCCCCGCGCGAGGCCCGCCGCGACATCGACCACGTCTTCGGTCTCGACGAGAAGTACAGCCACCTCACTCGCGGCCTCGACGTCGACCGCCTCATCGCGGAGTCGGTGAGCGGGGGCAACCCGGTGATCCCCCTCGTCGGCATGCTCAAAGCGCAGGTGCCGGCCGAGCACCGCGGGTGGATCCACCGCGGGGCGACGAGCCAGGACATCCTCGACACGGCGCTCATGATGGTCGTCCGTCGCGCGATGGGACAGGTGCGCTCGTCGCTGAACATCGCGGGGCAGTGGACGCGGCAGCTCGCCGCGGCCCACGCCGACGACGTCGCGGCGGCGCGAACCCTGACCCAGCACGCCGTCCCCACGACCGTCGGGGCGCGGGCGGCGACGTGGGCCCGCGGGATCGAGCGGGCGGTGAAACGCATCGATGCGCTCGAGTACCCCGCGCAGCTCGGCGGAGCCGGCGGCACGCTCGCCTCGTTCGTCGAGATCACCGGGTCGGAGGAGAGGGCGGCGGCGCTGCCCGCGGCGTTCGCCCGGGCGACGGAGCTCGACGTCCCCGACGCGCCGTGGCACGTGACCCGGTGGCCCATCACCGAGATCGGTGACGCGATCGTGCAGGCGCTCGACGCGCTGGGGAAGTTCGCGGGCGACGTCGCGACCCTCAGCCGCACCGAGGTCGGCGAGGTGTCAGAGGGCGTGGGCGGCGGGTCGTCGGCCATGCCGCAGAAGCAGAATCCGGCGGAGGCGGTGCTCATCCGCTCCGCCGCCCTGCGTGCGCCGCAGTTGGCGGCGACGCTGCACCTCGCGGCATCCCTCGCCGTCGACGAGCGTCCGGACGGGGCCTGGCACGCCGAGTGGCCGACGCTGCGCGAGCTCGTGCGGCTCGCGCTCGGGGCGACGCGGCACGCGGCCTCGCTCGCCGCGCACCTGCGGGTGAACGTGTCCGCCGCGGAGCGCAACGCCGACCTGACCCGAGGACGCCTCGTCAGCGAGCGGTTGCGCGGCGTGCTCGTGCCGTTGATCGGGGCGGAGCGTTTCGCCGAGCTGCTCGCGGGTGACGACGACCTCGCTCTCGCGCTGCGGGCGCTGCCCGAGACCGCGGGCCTGGACGTCGATGCGCTGCTCGACCTGCGTGCGTACGTCGGCCTCGCGCCGCGGCTGGCGCGGGGCGGCGGCGGGCCCAGCGGCGGCGGGCCGGGCGCTGGCGCCGAGACCGCACGCGATGACCGAGACCGCACGGGATCGGATGCCAACGGATACGGGGTGCACGAATGA
- a CDS encoding alpha/beta fold hydrolase gives MTAVSLISLTEPVGPEGAPLVVLGPSLGTSTILWEDVVPLLADDYRVAAWDLPGHGAGPLAREGFTVADLADAVADAVPDETFLYAGVSLGGATGLELARRHGDRVRAAAIVASGAQLGDPSAWADRAAQARAQSTSSLIIASAQRWFAPDSIARRPELTGRLLHALQDADDDSYARCCEALAAYDVRPVLCDIAVPVLAAWGAFDAVAPETKAVEIAEGVRDGRTARIEEAGHLPPAEQPEAVAALLRSFFASVSRKDA, from the coding sequence ATGACTGCGGTGTCGCTGATCTCGCTGACCGAGCCGGTCGGGCCCGAGGGCGCGCCGCTCGTCGTGCTGGGGCCCTCGCTCGGGACCTCGACCATCCTCTGGGAGGACGTCGTTCCGCTGCTGGCCGACGACTACCGCGTCGCGGCGTGGGATCTCCCGGGGCACGGCGCGGGGCCGCTCGCTCGGGAGGGCTTCACGGTCGCCGACCTCGCGGATGCCGTGGCGGATGCCGTCCCCGACGAGACGTTCCTCTATGCCGGGGTCTCCCTCGGCGGGGCCACCGGGCTCGAACTGGCCCGTCGCCATGGCGATCGGGTGCGGGCGGCCGCGATCGTGGCATCCGGAGCCCAGCTCGGCGACCCCTCCGCGTGGGCCGACCGGGCGGCGCAGGCCCGGGCGCAGAGCACGTCGAGCCTCATCATCGCCTCGGCGCAGCGCTGGTTCGCCCCCGACTCGATCGCGCGTCGCCCCGAGCTGACCGGCCGCCTGCTGCACGCGCTGCAGGATGCCGACGACGACAGCTACGCGCGCTGTTGCGAGGCGCTCGCCGCGTACGACGTGCGTCCCGTGCTCTGCGACATCGCGGTGCCGGTGCTCGCGGCGTGGGGTGCGTTCGACGCCGTCGCGCCCGAGACGAAGGCGGTCGAGATCGCCGAGGGCGTCCGGGACGGCCGCACCGCGCGCATCGAGGAGGCCGGGCACCTGCCGCCCGCCGAGCAACCCGAGGCCGTGGCGGCGCTGTTGCGCTCGTTCTTCGCATCCGTCTCTCGAAAGGACGCCTGA
- the pcaC gene encoding 4-carboxymuconolactone decarboxylase, translating to MATDQERHDQGMAVRRAVLSDAHVDRATAATTDLTADWQDFITRVAWGDIWSRPGLDRRSRSVAVLSSLIAHGHHEELAMHLRAALRNGLTVDEIREVILQSAIYSGVPAANTAFRIASEVFAADPEHGQNAD from the coding sequence ATGGCCACCGACCAGGAACGTCACGACCAGGGGATGGCCGTGCGCCGCGCCGTGCTGTCGGACGCGCACGTCGACCGCGCCACGGCGGCGACCACCGACCTCACCGCCGACTGGCAGGACTTCATCACGCGCGTGGCCTGGGGGGACATCTGGTCGCGCCCGGGCCTCGACCGGCGCTCGCGTTCGGTCGCGGTACTGAGCTCGCTCATCGCGCACGGGCACCACGAGGAGCTCGCGATGCACCTGCGCGCGGCCCTGCGCAACGGCCTGACGGTCGACGAGATCCGCGAGGTGATCCTGCAGTCCGCGATCTACTCGGGCGTCCCGGCGGCCAATACGGCGTTCCGGATCGCGTCCGAGGTGTTCGCGGCGGACCCGGAGCACGGACAGAACGCCGACTGA
- a CDS encoding TetR/AcrR family transcriptional regulator, translating to MSVRPTVSGLSEPKQQRSRDSFAKVRAAALELLQERGTAQFSLAEVSARADVSIGAIYGRVAGKAELLRIVQSQEFDRLDRETEEQVGEAGREAPSFAKATAQIVTAYADILRRDRDLLSPFFLLGVDDGAILERGRQSGDAGQAVFVRALRRCAENHGVALSERTAEWAFEIFYSLCVRYLGLGVTATATPDGAYDWDELLERVAHTVYLVIAPA from the coding sequence GTGTCCGTACGACCGACCGTCAGCGGCCTGTCGGAGCCCAAGCAGCAGCGCAGCCGCGACTCGTTCGCGAAGGTGCGCGCCGCCGCGCTCGAACTCCTCCAGGAGCGCGGAACCGCGCAGTTCTCACTGGCCGAGGTGAGCGCCCGGGCCGATGTGTCGATCGGGGCGATCTACGGCCGGGTCGCCGGCAAGGCGGAACTGCTGCGCATCGTCCAGAGCCAGGAGTTCGATCGCCTCGACCGGGAGACCGAGGAGCAGGTCGGCGAGGCGGGGCGGGAAGCCCCGAGCTTCGCGAAAGCGACCGCGCAGATCGTCACCGCCTACGCGGACATCCTGCGGCGCGACCGCGACCTGTTGTCGCCCTTCTTCCTCCTCGGCGTGGACGACGGCGCGATCCTCGAGCGCGGACGCCAGTCCGGCGACGCGGGGCAAGCTGTCTTCGTCCGCGCGCTCCGCCGCTGCGCCGAGAACCACGGCGTCGCCCTCTCCGAGCGGACCGCGGAGTGGGCCTTCGAGATCTTCTACAGCCTGTGCGTGCGGTACCTCGGCCTCGGCGTCACCGCGACGGCGACCCCCGACGGGGCGTACGACTGGGACGAACTGCTCGAGCGCGTCGCGCACACGGTGTACCTGGTCATCGCCCCGGCCTGA
- a CDS encoding GH39 family glycosyl hydrolase, translating into MSRTPIRTLVVDAARESAFRPLNGVGGVPGPVETYPEFPDMTPLWREAGVTVVRSFDWVSRLDTRDNPTSLFPDWSADVDDPASYNFAATDQWVEAVHAIGAEVMFTVASSIPQNKLPAEDVEVYGRVVEHIVRHFSEGWANGPAKPIRIYEFGDQPDFGPLHFAGQPEEFYAMYRAFCEAVHRVDPTLTVGGPATAFPLEAEAPYREGFLRFVRENDLPLHFFSFLWFTDGSRDPFDYRYVAEDLRALLDRHGFNDTELTLCYWNYLAVPSSSAPAAEKGAFQAATAIALQDTVLDHAFFFRADSGRDPHYGFVDPGGVGDVDGRPDERSRALALAGRAMRGRRLAATGGDESGLACIAGRDGDTVRVLVANYVAPDSALAPREEDRFTFRIPIGEQRIELGLTLPPQRAELASAGVDAARIELYNLPWAGRAATVTITSLTGEVEGPRDVTVSDGGTLHLDVALPPQSAFLVELSV; encoded by the coding sequence GTGTCGCGCACCCCCATCCGCACCCTTGTCGTGGACGCCGCCCGCGAAAGCGCGTTCCGCCCGCTGAACGGCGTCGGCGGCGTGCCCGGCCCGGTCGAGACGTACCCCGAGTTCCCCGACATGACGCCGCTCTGGCGCGAGGCGGGCGTGACGGTCGTGCGCTCGTTCGACTGGGTCTCGCGCCTGGACACGCGTGACAACCCGACGAGCCTCTTCCCCGACTGGAGCGCTGACGTCGACGACCCCGCGAGCTACAACTTCGCCGCGACCGACCAGTGGGTCGAGGCGGTGCACGCGATCGGCGCCGAGGTGATGTTCACGGTGGCGAGCTCCATCCCGCAGAACAAGCTGCCGGCGGAGGACGTCGAGGTGTACGGCCGCGTCGTCGAGCACATCGTGCGGCACTTCTCCGAGGGGTGGGCGAACGGGCCGGCGAAACCGATCCGCATCTACGAGTTCGGCGACCAACCCGACTTCGGCCCCCTGCACTTCGCCGGGCAGCCCGAGGAGTTCTACGCCATGTACCGCGCTTTCTGCGAGGCGGTGCATCGCGTCGATCCCACGCTCACCGTCGGCGGTCCCGCCACCGCCTTCCCGCTCGAGGCCGAGGCGCCGTATCGCGAGGGCTTCCTCCGCTTCGTGCGCGAGAACGACCTGCCCCTCCACTTCTTCTCGTTCCTCTGGTTCACCGACGGCAGCCGCGACCCGTTCGACTACCGCTACGTGGCCGAGGACCTGCGGGCGCTGCTCGACCGCCACGGATTCAACGACACGGAGCTGACGCTCTGCTACTGGAACTACCTCGCCGTTCCGAGCAGCTCCGCGCCCGCCGCCGAGAAGGGCGCGTTCCAGGCCGCGACGGCGATCGCCCTGCAGGACACCGTCCTCGACCACGCGTTCTTCTTCCGCGCCGACAGCGGCCGCGACCCGCACTACGGCTTCGTCGACCCGGGCGGCGTGGGAGACGTGGACGGGCGACCCGACGAGCGATCCCGGGCGCTCGCCCTGGCCGGGCGGGCGATGCGCGGTCGTCGCCTCGCCGCCACGGGCGGAGACGAATCCGGACTCGCCTGCATCGCCGGCCGCGACGGCGACACCGTGCGCGTTCTCGTGGCGAACTACGTCGCGCCCGACAGCGCTCTCGCCCCGCGCGAGGAGGACCGCTTCACCTTCCGCATCCCCATCGGCGAACAGCGGATCGAGCTGGGACTGACCCTGCCGCCGCAGCGCGCGGAACTGGCGTCCGCGGGAGTCGACGCGGCCCGCATCGAGCTGTACAACCTCCCGTGGGCCGGTCGCGCCGCAACGGTCACGATCACCTCGCTGACGGGAGAGGTGGAGGGCCCCCGCGACGTGACGGTGTCGGACGGCGGTACCCTTCACCTCGACGTCGCCCTCCCGCCCCAGTCCGCGTTCCTCGTCGAACTGAGCGTCTGA
- a CDS encoding FAD-dependent monooxygenase, producing the protein MTHPLKVLIVGAGIGGLTTASALARIGASVDVIDDKPEISVAGVGFGLRINGLRAVREIGLLEEVLEIGHPAPGIDNYDAEGNLLSTMSYGTRDEGLPGCVTMSRIAFLELAARHARDNGCTFRMSTTVADIAQDDDRATVTFSGGDQVDYDLVLGFDGLHSQIRRDYFGEKYDPRPVGGVAWRAGLPNRRKIMQPIICQGYGGKIMLTPLSEDTMYMVLTVAEEGRPRYDASKMAEIMHDRAADLTRGSTFLADALEDVRHAENVAYTPYSTVWVPYPWFRGRVMIMGDAAHTMTPYLGSGAAMSIEDGVVLAQELAKDQSLLDAQLEVMKRRLPRVRAVHERSIESMLEEFDSVTEETYRARIDHLRHDEPIANEYANRLLRMPY; encoded by the coding sequence ATGACCCACCCGTTGAAGGTCCTCATCGTCGGCGCCGGCATCGGCGGTCTCACCACCGCCTCCGCCCTGGCGCGGATCGGCGCATCCGTCGACGTCATCGACGACAAGCCCGAGATCAGCGTCGCGGGAGTCGGCTTCGGTCTGCGCATCAACGGCCTGCGGGCGGTGCGCGAGATCGGCCTGCTCGAGGAGGTCCTCGAGATCGGGCACCCCGCGCCGGGGATCGACAACTACGACGCCGAGGGCAACCTCCTCAGCACCATGAGCTACGGCACGCGGGACGAGGGCCTCCCCGGGTGCGTCACGATGTCGCGGATCGCCTTCCTCGAGCTGGCCGCGCGGCACGCCCGCGACAACGGCTGCACGTTCCGCATGAGCACGACCGTCGCCGACATCGCACAGGACGACGACCGGGCGACGGTCACGTTCAGCGGCGGCGACCAGGTCGACTACGACCTCGTCCTGGGCTTCGACGGCCTGCACTCGCAGATCCGCCGCGACTACTTCGGCGAGAAGTACGATCCCCGGCCGGTGGGCGGGGTGGCGTGGCGCGCGGGGCTTCCCAACCGCCGCAAGATCATGCAGCCGATCATCTGTCAGGGCTACGGCGGCAAGATCATGCTCACGCCGCTGTCGGAGGACACGATGTACATGGTGCTCACGGTCGCCGAGGAGGGACGACCGCGCTACGACGCGAGCAAGATGGCCGAGATCATGCACGACCGTGCCGCTGACCTCACGCGCGGCTCGACGTTCCTGGCCGACGCCCTGGAGGACGTCCGCCACGCCGAGAACGTCGCCTACACGCCCTACTCGACCGTGTGGGTGCCGTACCCCTGGTTCCGCGGTCGCGTGATGATCATGGGCGATGCGGCGCACACCATGACCCCGTACCTCGGGTCGGGAGCCGCGATGAGCATCGAGGACGGCGTCGTGCTCGCGCAGGAGCTCGCGAAGGACCAGTCCCTGCTCGACGCCCAGCTCGAGGTCATGAAGCGCCGCCTCCCGCGCGTGCGCGCCGTGCACGAGCGCTCGATCGAGTCGATGCTCGAGGAGTTCGACTCCGTCACCGAGGAGACCTATCGCGCGCGCATCGACCACCTCCGTCACGACGAGCCGATCGCGAACGAGTACGCGAACCGCCTCCTGCGGATGCCGTACTGA
- a CDS encoding C-glycoside deglycosidase beta subunit domain-containing protein, whose product MLLERDLIQSVGFRNVREGGAGGEITGFQFRVRMPSYRGMAASLIDGIGVSIPGLVDVAPDVPLWTLQGQQYTLAELWDGDGVRWPLEDAAVIFVPLPGGLPDGVHELSIELRLRMSYIPQEHQPSTYRVTKHVTLAPEASGAPFRYGVSLYSYMTDFGTVMDLETAMASIADLGATGLEILGEAHIPNYPNPSDEWVEQWFALLQKYGLEPTNYGSWIDTRLHSSGPNGRDMTVDEGAAALQRDLRLAKRLGFRFVRPKIGVVSSDLIPHPIWTEVVEASLPLAEELDVIICPEIHSPTPIKHEVVDDYIALIRRTGTKHFGLLLDTGIFQDRPIPLKPGELPGQRPAFLDGIHVDPRDVFDVIENVVFIQAKFHDIDEELDDKQIPWEPVLKALKDAGYTGYLSSEYEGEREPWRSIEQVRRQHSLMRQIADRL is encoded by the coding sequence ATGCTTCTCGAAAGAGACCTCATCCAGTCCGTCGGATTCCGCAACGTCCGCGAGGGCGGCGCCGGCGGCGAGATCACCGGCTTCCAGTTCCGGGTCCGGATGCCGTCGTACCGCGGCATGGCCGCCTCGCTGATCGACGGGATCGGCGTGAGCATCCCCGGTCTGGTCGACGTCGCCCCCGATGTGCCGCTGTGGACCCTGCAGGGGCAGCAGTACACCCTCGCTGAGCTGTGGGACGGCGACGGCGTGCGGTGGCCCCTCGAAGACGCGGCCGTCATCTTCGTGCCTCTGCCCGGCGGTCTCCCCGATGGTGTCCACGAACTCTCGATCGAGCTGCGCCTGCGCATGTCGTACATCCCGCAGGAGCACCAGCCGAGCACCTACCGCGTCACCAAGCACGTGACGCTCGCGCCCGAGGCATCCGGTGCCCCCTTCCGCTACGGCGTTTCGCTGTACAGCTACATGACCGACTTCGGCACCGTCATGGACCTCGAGACCGCCATGGCCTCGATCGCCGACCTCGGGGCGACGGGGCTGGAGATCCTCGGCGAGGCCCACATCCCGAACTACCCGAACCCGTCCGACGAGTGGGTGGAGCAGTGGTTCGCGCTCCTGCAGAAGTACGGCCTCGAGCCGACGAACTACGGGTCGTGGATCGACACGCGCCTGCACTCCAGCGGCCCCAACGGCCGCGACATGACGGTCGACGAGGGCGCCGCGGCGCTCCAGCGCGACCTGCGGCTCGCGAAGCGCCTGGGCTTCCGCTTCGTGCGGCCGAAGATCGGCGTCGTCTCGAGCGACCTGATCCCGCACCCGATCTGGACCGAGGTCGTCGAGGCATCCCTCCCGCTCGCCGAGGAGCTCGACGTCATCATCTGCCCCGAGATCCACTCGCCGACCCCCATCAAGCACGAGGTCGTCGACGACTACATCGCCCTGATCCGTCGCACGGGTACGAAGCACTTCGGCCTGCTGCTCGACACCGGCATCTTCCAGGACCGTCCGATCCCGCTCAAGCCCGGCGAACTGCCCGGGCAGCGCCCGGCGTTCCTCGACGGCATCCATGTCGACCCGAGAGACGTGTTCGACGTGATCGAGAACGTCGTGTTCATCCAGGCGAAGTTCCACGACATCGACGAGGAGCTCGACGACAAGCAGATCCCGTGGGAGCCGGTGCTCAAGGCCCTCAAGGACGCGGGCTACACGGGTTACCTCTCGAGCGAGTACGAGGGCGAGCGCGAGCCGTGGCGCTCGATCGAGCAGGTGCGGCGCCAGCACTCGTTGATGCGCCAGATCGCGGATCGGCTCTGA
- a CDS encoding C-glycoside deglycosidase beta subunit domain-containing protein, whose product MPNGLIHDDSLRTHPDGLALRLTIPWYRSLWLSSVTSLALTVDGKEVDADDLRVAFGDTSYRLDELPEQSERLWFLQEHPLLVARRADPVSLGETHDVVLHGELRLPYMQIAPGSDSGPGMYVPNVVHDVKTLTVADTDAAPPALVTEVAPPPPAVDGDPFQLGLTLYSASAEFRAGWFDFDGLLDRVAELGIGPGIEIVASQMVPTYPVVGDDFVRTWRAAFDRHGFVESSFGANLDMGRRRDRDMTPDEEFAFSKLMFEGAKKLGFPLVRIQSAKPELLRRLLPIAEDLELKLAYEIHAPMGPNAEPILRVRETYAELDSPLLGFVADFSSTMHAMSPTLLRAVRRAGLDDEAVAKLQEIWATDATMQARQQEFLGYLRARDFDPGRLGSFAHLAFNMHGHVDPREWADIMPQILHVHAKFYDIDDSGQEPAIDYPELVRVFVEGGYRGFWSSEWEGHAFAELGEVDPLLLVRRQHDLIRSAMRAVAV is encoded by the coding sequence ATGCCCAACGGACTCATCCACGATGACAGCCTCCGCACGCACCCCGACGGGCTCGCGCTCCGGCTGACCATCCCCTGGTACCGCAGCCTCTGGCTCTCGTCGGTGACCTCCCTCGCGCTCACGGTCGACGGGAAGGAGGTGGATGCCGACGACCTCCGCGTCGCGTTCGGCGACACCTCGTACCGCCTCGACGAGCTGCCCGAGCAGAGCGAGCGGCTCTGGTTCCTGCAGGAGCACCCGCTGCTCGTCGCGCGGCGCGCGGACCCCGTTTCGCTCGGTGAGACCCACGACGTCGTGCTGCACGGCGAGCTGCGGCTGCCGTACATGCAGATCGCGCCCGGGTCCGACAGCGGCCCGGGGATGTACGTGCCGAACGTCGTGCACGACGTGAAGACCTTGACGGTCGCCGACACGGATGCCGCGCCCCCGGCGCTCGTGACCGAGGTGGCGCCCCCGCCGCCCGCGGTGGACGGGGATCCCTTCCAGCTCGGCCTGACCCTGTACTCGGCCAGCGCGGAGTTCCGCGCGGGATGGTTCGACTTCGACGGGCTGCTGGACCGGGTTGCGGAGCTCGGGATCGGTCCGGGCATCGAGATCGTGGCATCCCAGATGGTGCCGACGTACCCCGTCGTCGGCGACGACTTCGTGCGCACGTGGCGCGCGGCCTTCGATCGACACGGGTTCGTCGAGAGCTCGTTCGGCGCCAACCTCGACATGGGTCGGCGGCGCGACCGCGACATGACGCCCGACGAGGAGTTCGCCTTCTCGAAGCTCATGTTCGAGGGGGCGAAGAAGCTCGGCTTCCCGCTCGTGCGCATCCAGAGCGCGAAGCCCGAGCTGCTGCGGCGGCTGCTGCCGATCGCCGAAGACCTCGAGCTCAAGCTCGCGTACGAGATCCACGCGCCCATGGGCCCGAACGCCGAGCCGATCCTGCGCGTGCGCGAGACCTACGCCGAGCTCGACTCCCCGCTGCTGGGCTTCGTCGCCGACTTCTCCTCCACGATGCACGCGATGTCGCCGACCCTGCTGCGTGCCGTGCGCCGCGCGGGCCTCGACGACGAGGCGGTGGCGAAGCTGCAGGAGATCTGGGCGACGGATGCCACGATGCAGGCGCGTCAGCAGGAGTTCCTCGGCTACCTCCGCGCGCGCGACTTCGACCCTGGCCGCCTGGGCTCGTTCGCGCACCTCGCGTTCAACATGCACGGGCACGTCGACCCGCGCGAGTGGGCCGACATCATGCCGCAGATCCTGCACGTGCACGCGAAGTTTTACGACATCGACGACAGCGGACAGGAGCCCGCGATCGACTACCCCGAGCTCGTGCGCGTGTTCGTCGAGGGCGGGTACCGCGGGTTCTGGTCGAGCGAGTGGGAGGGTCACGCGTTCGCCGAGCTGGGCGAGGTCGATCCCTTGCTGCTCGTGCGGCGGCAGCACGATCTGATCCGGTCCGCGATGCGGGCGGTCGCGGTGTGA
- a CDS encoding alpha/beta hydrolase yields MTDLRALPFREMLTHLREHGEPADPRDDIDTDSLKRRFPRLAGVETRDLAVDGARGPQPARLYRDPSVAPSGRAFVWVHGGAFVGGYLDMPESHWVALELASRGIPVLALDYTKCLGDVHFPVPSDDVLAGWRLALENAEEFFGVRPDAVVLGGASAGGNLVAGVSARLRDGAGPAPAGLVPVYPALHPNSAAPGEPLDPDAPMGRISLNFAGPTGIHDPYAFPGLGRGDGFPRTLVVVCELDELRPSGEAFAELVRAAGGTVDVHLEPGAGHGHINEPADPTALPTVEAIAAWIRRLPLDGDARRGAHAPTNGCEPACG; encoded by the coding sequence GTGACCGACCTGCGTGCGCTGCCGTTCCGTGAGATGCTCACTCACCTCCGGGAGCACGGCGAGCCCGCTGATCCGCGCGACGACATCGACACGGACTCGCTGAAGCGCCGGTTCCCGCGCCTGGCGGGAGTCGAAACGCGTGACCTCGCGGTCGACGGCGCCCGCGGGCCTCAGCCGGCGCGGCTGTACCGCGACCCCTCGGTCGCACCGAGCGGACGGGCCTTCGTGTGGGTCCACGGCGGCGCGTTCGTCGGCGGGTACCTCGACATGCCCGAGTCGCACTGGGTCGCCCTCGAACTGGCGTCGCGCGGCATCCCGGTCCTGGCTCTCGACTACACGAAGTGCCTCGGCGACGTGCACTTCCCGGTGCCGTCCGACGACGTCTTGGCGGGGTGGCGCCTGGCCCTCGAGAACGCCGAGGAGTTCTTCGGCGTGAGACCGGATGCCGTCGTCCTCGGCGGCGCGAGCGCCGGGGGCAACCTGGTGGCCGGTGTGTCCGCGCGGCTGCGGGACGGTGCGGGACCCGCGCCGGCCGGTCTGGTGCCGGTGTATCCGGCGCTGCATCCGAACAGTGCCGCGCCGGGGGAACCGCTGGACCCCGATGCGCCGATGGGGCGGATCTCGCTCAACTTCGCCGGGCCGACCGGCATCCACGATCCGTACGCCTTTCCCGGCCTCGGGCGCGGTGACGGATTCCCGCGCACGCTCGTCGTCGTGTGCGAGCTCGACGAGCTCCGTCCCTCGGGCGAGGCCTTCGCGGAACTCGTCCGCGCGGCCGGGGGAACGGTGGACGTGCACCTCGAGCCCGGTGCCGGGCACGGGCACATCAATGAGCCCGCGGACCCGACCGCTCTGCCGACCGTCGAGGCGATCGCCGCGTGGATTCGGCGGCTTCCCCTCGACGGAGACGCGCGGCGCGGGGCGCACGCCCCTACGAACGGGTGTGAACCTGCCTGTGGATAA
- a CDS encoding LysR family transcriptional regulator yields the protein MSDNAALSRLDLNLLVSLDALLTERSVTRAAESLHLSQPALSASLARLRTHFNDQILARRGNTYELTPFAIRLTDHTSTALEAARRVFESQASWSPAESTREFSIYGSDYGFVTVGTVVSQLAAQEAPGVRFRYMLHNPGIVEDAANRLRSADAMVIPHGPVSELPYLDLWQDDWLAVVADDNDEVGDTLTMQNLADMPWVLTFQSRSAFTSAARQIQQLGVEPHIEVVLESFLSVGHFVSGTRRVGLVQSALAPHLLRIGGIRVVPLPFAATPIVSALWWHPSHNRDPEHEWMRGLFAEAGRVIAAGHAPH from the coding sequence GTGTCCGACAACGCAGCCCTCTCCCGCCTCGACCTGAACCTCCTGGTCTCGCTCGACGCCCTGCTCACCGAGCGCAGCGTCACGCGCGCGGCCGAGAGTCTGCATCTCAGCCAACCGGCCCTGAGCGCGTCGCTCGCGCGACTGCGCACCCACTTCAACGACCAGATCCTCGCCCGCCGCGGCAACACGTACGAACTGACCCCGTTCGCCATCCGCCTCACCGACCACACGAGCACGGCTCTGGAGGCCGCCCGCCGCGTGTTCGAGAGTCAGGCGTCGTGGTCGCCGGCGGAGTCGACGCGCGAGTTCTCGATCTACGGCTCCGACTACGGCTTCGTCACCGTCGGCACCGTGGTGTCTCAGCTCGCGGCCCAGGAAGCGCCGGGCGTGCGCTTCCGCTACATGCTGCACAACCCCGGAATCGTCGAAGACGCGGCGAACCGGCTGCGCTCCGCCGACGCGATGGTGATCCCGCACGGCCCCGTGTCGGAGCTGCCCTACCTCGACCTCTGGCAGGACGACTGGCTGGCCGTCGTCGCCGACGACAACGACGAGGTCGGCGACACGCTCACCATGCAGAACCTCGCCGACATGCCCTGGGTCCTCACCTTCCAGTCGCGGTCGGCCTTCACCTCGGCCGCGCGCCAGATCCAGCAGCTCGGTGTCGAGCCGCACATCGAGGTCGTCCTCGAGAGTTTCCTGTCGGTGGGCCACTTCGTCAGCGGCACCCGCCGCGTCGGGCTCGTGCAGTCGGCTCTGGCTCCGCACCTGCTGAGGATCGGCGGCATCCGCGTCGTGCCCCTGCCGTTCGCGGCGACGCCGATCGTGAGCGCGCTGTGGTGGCATCCGTCCCACAACCGTGACCCCGAGCACGAGTGGATGCGCGGCCTCTTCGCCGAGGCCGGCCGCGTCATCGCCGCCGGTCACGCCCCGCACTGA